A genomic segment from Streptomyces sp. NBC_00654 encodes:
- a CDS encoding GntR family transcriptional regulator, translating to MGTAAGGAGSGPRYVQIADDLVQQIRAGVLKAGDMVPSESELVDRYGVSGGTIRKAMVEVRASGLVETRHGKGSIVKNRPPVRHRSSDRFRRSLRRGGQAAYLAESTQSGATAKVSVLYIGPMDAPEDAAERLGVPAGTQVLARRRLYFRNGTPVETASSYLPWDVVKEIPELFAENPGGGGIYARLEDHGHEFAEFVETLQARPASKSEASELALSPGAPVVHLIREARTTAGRVVEVCDTLMAADQFVFEYRIPADD from the coding sequence ATGGGAACTGCGGCGGGAGGGGCCGGTTCCGGTCCTCGGTATGTGCAGATCGCTGATGACCTCGTGCAGCAGATCCGGGCGGGGGTTCTCAAGGCCGGCGACATGGTGCCGAGCGAATCCGAGCTGGTGGACCGCTACGGCGTCTCCGGCGGGACGATCCGTAAGGCCATGGTCGAGGTACGAGCGAGTGGGCTCGTCGAGACCAGGCATGGCAAGGGCTCGATCGTGAAGAACCGGCCCCCCGTACGGCACCGCTCCTCCGATCGCTTCCGGCGCTCGCTCCGGCGAGGTGGCCAGGCGGCCTACCTCGCGGAGTCCACACAGTCCGGCGCCACCGCGAAAGTCAGCGTCCTCTACATCGGTCCCATGGACGCGCCCGAGGATGCCGCCGAGCGTCTGGGAGTTCCCGCCGGTACACAGGTGTTGGCCCGCCGGCGCCTCTACTTCCGTAACGGCACGCCGGTGGAAACCGCCTCGTCGTACCTGCCCTGGGACGTGGTGAAGGAGATCCCCGAGCTGTTCGCCGAGAACCCCGGGGGCGGTGGCATCTACGCCCGACTCGAAGACCACGGGCATGAGTTCGCAGAGTTCGTCGAGACGCTGCAAGCGCGCCCGGCCTCGAAGTCGGAGGCGTCGGAACTGGCGCTCAGTCCCGGTGCGCCCGTGGTTCACCTGATCCGGGAGGCCCGTACGACTGCGGGTCGGGTGGTCGAGGTGTGCGACACGCTCATGGCCGCTGACCAGTTCGTTTTCGAGTATCGGATCCCTGCCGACGACTGA